A stretch of DNA from Lotus japonicus ecotype B-129 chromosome 4, LjGifu_v1.2:
TTcatacatattttttatttcaaattgtTGAATTGCTTGCATAGCTAACAAGATTCATGGACATATGCTTGTTAAGGCCTAAAGGTTTCCACTTTTGCAATTCAACGACACCCTGCTTGTTCTTCATTGGATAGTACTGATTGGTTTCAGCATCCTCATTTTCCACGTAGACAACTTCAACCCCATTCTCAAGACTGGTGGTCTGCTCATAAACAACCTTCTTGTTTCTGAAGGCAAGGTGAGCACTTGGGTAACGAGGGACATCAGTGAGAATACTAGGTGTCCTCTGCACTTTTGAAATGTGGGTGAGGTAGTCTTGGGAACGTACCATTTTTTGGTGGTTTTGTGCTCACAATTTCTGGTATAAGCACAAGCACACTGGTAATTGTTTCTGTTAGCACAAGTTGGCCTTTATAGGCAGATTTACATGCTTTGTTTTATGCTCAAATTGATTGGATTGGATCTAATTCTATGGCATTTTGTCGAATCAAAATGTGTAGTCAAAGGGTAATTTTGATTCCATTTCTCAACATTTGTGGGAAAGGAATCTGGTTCCTTGGCAAGGTAAGCCAAATGCCAAAACAGAGGAAAAAGGGTAGGAAGAGGCAGATTAAAATGTTGGAGTTAATTTGTACCATAGTAATTAGTAAGTAGAAAGTTAATAATATATGTCTATGCAATGAGAAAGAGAATATATCATAATTCTGATATATGACCATAATAGACATGTGAATAGCTGAAAACAGCTGCAGATTAGAAAGACAGTTTTCTTTAGGCCAAACAAAGTTGTGTTGAGATGGAGAAAATCCTTTAATTTAACACATTATGTCTATTTCCATTCTATTTCTCCTATTGCCAAATTTTCCATTCCATTCCACTTGAAACCTTCTGCAATTTTCACCTTATAAACTTTAATTCCAATTAATTTCTAATGAACcttaaggtagcgtttggtgatgGAACAGAACGGAACGAGACAGAACATGatggaacaggacaataatgttctctgtgttgtgtttggtaactcaaAGTCATtagaacagaaccatgattttaattacgtATATAACCCtacatgtttaatatttgattgaggaaaacaaattgaacttaATTCaacattttgcatagaaaccgtttgttattgcttacttcatgaaataatcacttatttctttaaaataatcacttatatattgtttgagttgtttcaatatgctattgaaaaaagcagaaacctaattatttatttaagcgATTTTAAGTGtgtttatttagattaaaaaataatgatttttaactataattttttttagaaattttgaaaaaaacatAAGTTGATTCGTGATTTTCATGATAAACTAAAGTAattgtttcaaataatctgttttcagcttcagctgaaacaaactcaaagtgattttttaattttaaaagtaatttttttgattaaaaagtgatttttccaaaataagttgaatcaaacgcactctaattgactcgtttatcattgcttacaaaaagtggttttacttttaaaaaattaattgattttattttaattaagttgattcgtgtttgactactgtaattaaaatcactttttttttatctcctctcatctattaTCATAGATTTTTATGATAagttaaagtaactgtttcaaataatctgttttcagcttcagctgaaacaaacacaaaaagtgttttttgatttaaaaagtgattttttaattttaaaagtgattttttgattaagaagtgatttttccaaaataatttgaatcaaactcactctaattggctcgtttatcattgcttacaaatcgtgattttacttttgaaaaaaaatgattttattttaagcgatttttttaaaaaagtagattttcatttaaccttgtctacaaatataataagtgctttcaattttagaagtgattttaaactttttagatacataaaatttcaaatataaattaggggtattttttaccatgcaaaagttttaagagagtgttctgttcccttccgttccactattttccagggaaccaaagtgtcccgtttctggagccttttgtcccgttccgttccatcttaaaaacatgacaaacacagaacggaacccatgtgtcctgttccgttcccttcccacctgtctaccaaatGCTACCTAAGAAACAGATACTAAATCCGATTGTCTCACATTATATTTAAATTCTCGTGTCGAATTTTTGTAACAGTATCATGATGCCATCCAAGAGCATCAAAGAATTCTAGCAAAGGCCCAGAGTGCAACAAGCAAAAACTGTAGTGATAGGCGCCTCACTGGCATAAGGAACTCTTGTTGTTTAGGTACACAGCAGACACAACACAACTCAGGATATGATTTGACCCAAAACCGGTTGACATAGCCTTGATATATTATGCTTTCAACTTTCAGCATAACTCCATCTGGTTGACATAGCCACAAAAAGTTTGCACTTTTAACTGACGTGTATCCCTCTTAAGGTTTGCTAAACCAATAGCATCAAACAACATTGATAAGTAAAAGGCTAGGATGGAttcaccacaaccaccaccaaatttacttaaatgttttttttttatatttaatcaatGATGCAAATCTTGTTCGAGTTGGCAAGCCACTATAGGCAGTAAAATTCTTCTTATCAAGTATTTAACGCAAATGTATTTATAGGGACTCGAAGCCGAGACATGTCAGTCTATGCGCTTGTTGGATTTTTTCCATGTGCTTGTGTATTTTTTCCATGTGCTTACAAAACCATATATATGACTCGGGAGTAGGAATAACTTGGGAGAATATATGGTGGATGTTACTTTGGAAGGACTTTAGTGCTCTTGGGGAATATGGCTCCATTATCAAGTGGAGACAAAGAAAATGCCTTCCCAATTTCAGAAATTCTTTCTTTTTGGCTTTTAGGTCTTTGGTGATTTGTTTCATTTTAGACAATTAAAATGACGTTTTGGAATAAAGAAATAACAAAGTGGGATTTGCCTAGATGCAGGAATATGACAAAGAGGAAGGTAGTAGTATTAATTTAGAAAATGAAGAACAGTTACGAAAAATCATCAatctaaagaagaaaaaagtctAAATGAGCGACAAATTATTAACCAGTTGTAACTTGTTGCCCAATGCCCTTCACTCTTGCTTACCATCAATAAAATTCAGGCATCTCAGGACTTTCAATTATGTTTCAAGAATGTGGCGCGAACTATCAAATGTTAATTTCTTCAACATTATTGTCAGACTCCACTCATTGATTTGTAAACAGCTCATTTATGTACCTCAACTCTTCAAGTACTAATGCATATCATGATAAGGCCAAAAAGGCTTGTTAcgttaaattaaaaataaggccAAAACTTATAAACCACAACGTTGCAGCAATATAAAACATAATAATGTACATATATGTAGTATTGTAGTGTAGGCAGTTTCGAATCATAATTAAAATCCAACATAACATCGATCAATACAAGATCGAGAAAGGAAATTAGACAATTATCTAGAGTACTAGGCGAATATATTTTGCATCCTCAGAACATGTTTCACCAACATAAACATTATAACCAATCCTACTCCTTGCTTATTAAATCCATAACAACACCCATGATGCTTCCATTGTTTTTCATCAGCAGCTTCTTATTTTTGTCATCATCTCCGAAACCCTGCATTCAAtccaacaataaaaacaaattgattaaaaaaatacatcatcaaccaaaccaaataataataaaaaaacaatcCAGTGCAGAAACAATATACCATCTCCTTTAACTCTTCAAGGATAGGATCCCATCCAGATTCATCGCAGAGATCAACTATTGCCTGCTCCAGATTGTAGCCATTGTTCCTTAAAATCTCTTTGTTCAAATCAACCTGCTTAAACCCCATTTCATCTAGCTCTTTGAGAAGAGCCTCTTCCACAGGATTATTTCCACCAATCCCAATAGATGAAGACGGGGCATCCGCGGCTGAGGTTTGCTGAATAGGACCAGGCAGGGACACTGTTTCAGCCATGTCAATATCAACATTCGGATAGGGAAGATATGAAGGTACTGCAGAAGTTGCAGGAGGTGAGGCAGCAGGGTCAACAAATGCGTCTACATTTTCAGCGAATTCGTCTACTGACTTCTCCTGCCTTGGTTCCTCATCAACCATTTGATTCACATCAGCCATTTGATTCACAGGTTCAGCAGGTTCAGTGGGAGCACTAGGATTGTATTGTTGAAAAGAAGCATCATCTTCAATAGGTTGAGCATTGATATCTATACTCTGAGGCCCTTTGGAGCTGCTGACATCAAGAGGAATATTCAAGTTCAGGTTTTGAGAGCTATCAGAAGTTGTGTCCATGACAGAAGCATCAACCTGCAAGTATGATATTGCAAGAGAGAGTAAGAATGTTACTAAACCATTATTATTAATGCGAGTGTCCACGCCCAATGTGCAAGGGAGGGAAACCTAAAACACTCATTTTACCTGTATAAGGACCCAAACACACTGGCCAAATTCATGGCCGGAGGGGGATGCCATCCTCCAGTGTGATATATATCGACCAGGTAACTGAGGTGCTCTAAAATCAACTGCAATATCAATCTCATTCCCCACAGGTACGCCATCCTCAGGAGCCTGTGAtgtttaatcaaaatattataTGGAGCGCTAGCTTGACTAGTGTACTACAGATTCAAGAACAACCAAAGTATGCCTAATGAATTTAAATAAATGATTACATTACAACACAAATATTTAGCAAACCTCTAATTTAACTGCAGTAGAATCACAAAACTCATCTCCTCCAATCCAAACAAGTTCAGTTCCCTTGGGCCACACTGAAGTGCCATTGTTTCGCATACGCCAGATCTTTGTAAATGCAGTAGATGGAGCCATCATTGTACCATCTATGATATTAACATCCAAAATGAACCGACTGTCTAGCTTTGGCCGTGCACGTCTATTAAGACATGGTGGAATAGTTTGCTGCACAATGAAAGACAAGGGTGTAAATGCACGTCAAGTCacaaaggaagaaaagagaTGATAGTGTTCAAAGAAggttacaattttttttgtatgTTCATTTGTGCGTCGTGGGCCAGCCAAAGCAGATTCAGGACGGTCCATTCTGATATAATCAGCCTTATTACCCATTTCGTTGAAGCAAATGATGCAGAGGTCATAATTTTCTTTCCTGCATAAAAAGATACAGAAAATGTGATCCAAATACCTCTGGATGCTGTTTCTTAGTatccaaataaaataaagtactTACACTTTGGATTTGAAACGAGACCCAGTTATTGGATAGACTCCACAGCCATCACAGCGGACTCCCTTGTGGAACATACCCCTCATAGCCTGATTGTGACTATGGCTCCTTTTAAAGGAAGGAAGGGAAGAAACTGGACAGTTTCCTATAGGAGATGCCCCTGAATGAAAAGTATTTGTCCCAGAAAATGGAAATTGGATGGGAGGACCAAACCAATTCGCAGTAGTCTGGGTTGAGCTGTTTCTAGGAGCTCCAGAACTTGTGGATGTCCCACAACATTCACCTTTACCAGCAAAACTATCATCAGTACACATTTTACATCCACAGCCAGCTGGCGAAAGTGGTGCACTATTTACATTGGTTGAATGAGATGAAGAAGGAAAACATGGGTGGGTATTGAGATCAACAGGGGCAGGGGCAGGGCCAGGGACAACCGCTACATGTCTAGGTAGGCTACTAGAAGCCAAGTCCAACAACGAAGGCCGGCCTACAACTCCTGCCACTCCACCTCTAATTGCATTTCCAGCCCCCGCCAGTTTACGGGCAATAGAAGAGTTCTTGGTAAATAAGTCAACGAGATTAGCACGCGCTTGATTTGAAGCTGCAGCTTGAGCTTGCAAATTAAGTGCATTACCAGCCCCCGCCTGTTGCCCGGCAATAGAAGAGTTCTTGTTTAGTAAGCCAGCGAGATTAGCAGGcacttgagcttgaccttgcaAATTAAGTGCACTCGCCTGTTGACTGGCCACAGAAGAGTTCTTGGCATGTAAGTCAGCCAGAACACGCAGTCGACTTGAAATGTCATGTTGAGATTGCCTATTAGGTGATTGCATACTAAGGGCAATTTTAGGACGAGTCACTGGGACAGGAGAGCTTAACGGAGTGGCACTTCCACTTGAACTAGCATGGACACTTGCATTGGAAGCGGAGGCCACATGTGGAGGCTGAGGAGTTTTTTCAGAAGTGGCAGAGGCTTCAGGAACACTATTTGCTGAGCCTGTACCAGTTGCAACATGAGGCTGGGGATGCGAATTTAGAATAGACTGTCCAATTTTGGTAATTGAATCAGCAAGAGTAGCCAGCACTGGACTTGAAGAGGCAGCTTTTGAAAGTGATGAGCAAAGAGCCTCACGTAATGGCTCTGGCAAAGCATCAAAAACATCAGCTTTACCAAAATCTCCACCAGCAAATGGGTTTGAGACAGGAGGAGATCTTAAAGGGGTGGAACTTCCACTAGACCCAAAATTTGAATTACCAACATTGTCATTAACcattttcacatcaattttcaAGAATTTCAATTTCTGCCTCATCACATCAAGCAAGTCCTCATCATCCACAAGAGTCACCGAGTCACCATCTTCATCAACGTATGTCAAAATCAGCTTCGCATCAGCAGCGAAATCGAAAATAGAACATATCTTGGCCCTCAGCCCAGCCATGTTAAGATCCAACCTATTATTCTCAGCCACAGGCGCATTAAACCGCCGAAGTGTATCACCATATTTCACCTGTACAAGAACAAGTAATGCAATGAGAAAACTCTTACAAAATTACAATACCACTAATCAAGACTCAACCAAAATCATGTTAAGCCATTTTATGTCAAAAATTATACAGTAACAGCAACACAATATAATTGTTGATGAAATTTGACAAAATGCATTGTTTAGGGTTTCAGTTCCATTCGTCTTCTGAATACTCGCTGCATGTGAAGGGGCTTAAATTACAACACCGTGTTCCGATTATCGAAACACAAATGCAAAAGGCGATAATAGAATGGATACACACAGTTATAACAAATTTCAATTACGAATTGAAAATCAATTTGATCACAGTAAATGACAAACCAAGAACGATTAATTTCATATCTTCCATGCAAAACCCTAATCGATTAAACAAACATAGCAGATCACGCAACCCTAATAGAAACTGATTCGATGCCGAGTAATCAACGAAAATAGGAAGGGA
This window harbors:
- the LOC130710184 gene encoding protein JOKA2, which codes for MESSLVIKVKYGDTLRRFNAPVAENNRLDLNMAGLRAKICSIFDFAADAKLILTYVDEDGDSVTLVDDEDLLDVMRQKLKFLKIDVKMVNDNVGNSNFGSSGSSTPLRSPPVSNPFAGGDFGKADVFDALPEPLREALCSSLSKAASSSPVLATLADSITKIGQSILNSHPQPHVATGTGSANSVPEASATSEKTPQPPHVASASNASVHASSSGSATPLSSPVPVTRPKIALSMQSPNRQSQHDISSRLRVLADLHAKNSSVASQQASALNLQGQAQVPANLAGLLNKNSSIAGQQAGAGNALNLQAQAAASNQARANLVDLFTKNSSIARKLAGAGNAIRGGVAGVVGRPSLLDLASSSLPRHVAVVPGPAPAPVDLNTHPCFPSSSHSTNVNSAPLSPAGCGCKMCTDDSFAGKGECCGTSTSSGAPRNSSTQTTANWFGPPIQFPFSGTNTFHSGASPIGNCPVSSLPSFKRSHSHNQAMRGMFHKGVRCDGCGVYPITGSRFKSKVKENYDLCIICFNEMGNKADYIRMDRPESALAGPRRTNEHTKKIQTIPPCLNRRARPKLDSRFILDVNIIDGTMMAPSTAFTKIWRMRNNGTSVWPKGTELVWIGGDEFCDSTAVKLEAPEDGVPVGNEIDIAVDFRAPQLPGRYISHWRMASPSGHEFGQCVWVLIQVDASVMDTTSDSSQNLNLNIPLDVSSSKGPQSIDINAQPIEDDASFQQYNPSAPTEPAEPVNQMADVNQMVDEEPRQEKSVDEFAENVDAFVDPAASPPATSAVPSYLPYPNVDIDMAETVSLPGPIQQTSAADAPSSSIGIGGNNPVEEALLKELDEMGFKQVDLNKEILRNNGYNLEQAIVDLCDESGWDPILEELKEMGFGDDDKNKKLLMKNNGSIMGVVMDLISKE